DNA from Candidatus Omnitrophota bacterium:
TATATATAGTTACAGAATGGCTGGCTCTGCTAACATAGCCATCGCCTCTTTTGCCGCTTTCCTTCCTGAGTAAAGCATCGCTCCAAAGCTGGGGCCCATGCGGGGCAAGCCGTAAACTGTGGCAACGGCCATTCCGCAAACCAAAAGTCCCGGATATACCTCGCCCGTCTTCTCTACGACAGCGTCTTCCGATGAATTGATATCCATCGGCCCAAACGTCTCCATTGCGATTATCTTTCTCTTCTCCAGGCTTTTGCATACCCACGCATCATGGCCCGTCGCGTCTATTACAAGTTTCGATTCTATGGAAATGGGATCGACGCATGTAATCGCCCTTGGAAGCGCCGAGACAGGCGTCCAGTTTATGACTGCGCCTTCTACCCTTTTATTCCGCAATACTACATCGTCAAACTTTGTCATATTAAGGATCCTTGCTCCCGCGTCGCACGCCGCTGAAATAAGCTTGGAGCACGCGTTCGGGCCATCAGCGACAAATAGGCCCTCTTTCACTTCCTTATAGGGTATTTTCAGCTCATCCAGGATTTCATTAGACGGGGCTCTGAATGTCAGGGTATTCATCAGATATCCGCCTATCCAAAAACCCCCTCCTATATAGTTATTGGACTCGACTATTAAAGTTTTAAACCCTTCCCTGCTTAAATCCATTGCGGCCATAAGGCCGCTGGGCCCGCCGCCTATAATCACCGCGTCTGACGTTATATAGTCGCTGAACCACTGACTGAATTCGCCGACTATAGCGCGGCTTACCTCGGCTTCACTTACCCTCTTAAACATGTACTCCTCCTTTCGAATAAAAAACCCTTATGCCGATCGCATAAGGGTATGTTCTGATTATTTTCCCTACGCTGGCATTATCCAGCCCTACTTCGCTCGAATATTTTCATGTTCGAGCTTCGTAGGGGTCTTGCGAAACTGAGCGCAAAAGCTGCTCAGCGAAGCAGACTCAGGTTCAACGGGTCTTCCGCTTGCTCGCGCCCGCCACAAAGCATCAGCGGGCGTCCGCCAAAGTTTTAATGGCGGACGGAACTCTCAGGCCGTCTACGGCCTCCCCTTTATTATTACTTCAATTACATTGACACAAGTATGCTACACCTCTTTCTCTATTACGTCAATGAGAAAATGTTATTCAACCTTTATATCCTTGGCGCTCTGCCACAAACCATGTATGTTGCAATATGAGGCGGCTAAAAGCGTGCCGGGTTTTTCGGTCTTAAAAGAGACCGTGGCCACGGGATGCGTAAAGATGGTGCTTGTATTTGGCCCCTGTCCGGACTCA
Protein-coding regions in this window:
- a CDS encoding sulfide-dependent adenosine diphosphate thiazole synthase, translating into MFKRVSEAEVSRAIVGEFSQWFSDYITSDAVIIGGGPSGLMAAMDLSREGFKTLIVESNNYIGGGFWIGGYLMNTLTFRAPSNEILDELKIPYKEVKEGLFVADGPNACSKLISAACDAGARILNMTKFDDVVLRNKRVEGAVINWTPVSALPRAITCVDPISIESKLVIDATGHDAWVCKSLEKRKIIAMETFGPMDINSSEDAVVEKTGEVYPGLLVCGMAVATVYGLPRMGPSFGAMLYSGRKAAKEAMAMLAEPAIL